In a genomic window of Magnetococcales bacterium:
- a CDS encoding type I restriction endonuclease subunit R, whose product MSFLSEAQVEGILLDSLASLGYTRTTDAEIGPDGHRPERESYGEVLLLSRLRAAVARLNAFLPEEAREDALRKVIQTECPSLLEENRRLQRLITEGVDVEFYAEDGTLRGDKVRLIDLYVPAANDWLAVNQFTVIEGSHKRRPDVVLFVNGLPLAVFELKKPGGEQVTLEAAHNQLQTYKTQIPALFRTNAVLVTSDGLTARLGSLTANQERFMPWRTTDGAHIAPKGHPELQVLAEGVFEQRRFLDLIAHFTVFGDTGSGLVKIIAGYHQYHAVRHAVASTIKASAKGGDRRIGVIWHTQGSGKSLLMAFYAGQMARHPAMENPTLVILTDRNDLDNQLFGTFSMCRDLIRQTPVQAGSREELQQLLNRASGGVIFTTIQKFSPATGESLYPVLTSRRNVVVIADEAHRSQYGFKARVETKTGEIAYGFAKYLRDALPNASFIGFTGTPIEQDDVNTPAVFGDYIDVYDISRAVEDGATVPIYYESRLARIELDEDEKPRIDVEVEELTEDEAQTEQERLKRKWATVEALVGSDKRLAMVAEDLVRHFEDRVAAMNGKAMVVCMSRRICVALYDQIVRLRPSWHSDDDKEGTVKVVMTGNASDPGEWQPHIGNDARRAMLAKRAKDASDPLRLVIVRDMWLTGFDAPAMHTMYIDKPMRGHSLMQAIARVNRVFRDKPAGLVVDYIGIAQNLKKALGQYSQSDQGQAGIDETQAVAVLREKFEVVRDMFHGFDYTRGIQGTPQERLVVMAEAIEWILDLQHKAAEKESREEGKKRAHRRFQDAVLALSKAFALTAASDEARAIRDEVGFFQAIRVALVKSAATGGKSAGELDFAIAQIVSRAVVSTEIVDILAAAGISTPDLSVLSDEFLAEVQQMEKKNLALEALKKLLNDQIRSRSRSNVVETKAFSERLEQAVICYHTNALTTVEVLQELIQLAKDIRAARQRGEEEGLSEDEIAFYDALAENESAMQVMGSNTLKVIAHELLNSLQQNATVDWSHRESARARMRILVKRILRKYGYPPDLQDAAVQTVLQQAEALSARWATG is encoded by the coding sequence ATGTCATTCCTGTCCGAAGCCCAGGTCGAGGGAATCCTTCTCGATAGCCTCGCCTCCCTGGGTTACACGCGAACCACGGATGCCGAGATCGGTCCCGACGGACACAGGCCGGAGCGGGAGAGCTATGGAGAGGTTCTCCTGCTGTCGCGCTTGCGCGCCGCCGTGGCGCGATTGAACGCTTTCCTCCCGGAAGAGGCCCGGGAAGACGCACTGCGCAAGGTGATCCAGACCGAATGCCCCTCGCTCCTGGAGGAGAACCGCCGCCTGCAACGTTTGATCACCGAAGGCGTGGATGTGGAATTCTACGCTGAGGATGGCACCTTGCGCGGTGACAAGGTCCGTTTGATCGATCTCTACGTTCCGGCGGCCAACGACTGGCTCGCCGTGAATCAGTTCACGGTCATCGAGGGTTCCCATAAACGCCGCCCCGACGTGGTGCTTTTCGTCAATGGACTTCCCCTGGCCGTCTTCGAACTCAAGAAACCGGGTGGTGAACAGGTTACACTGGAGGCCGCCCACAACCAGTTGCAGACCTACAAGACGCAAATTCCCGCCCTGTTTCGCACCAATGCCGTTCTGGTCACTTCCGATGGATTGACCGCACGATTGGGATCCCTGACCGCCAATCAGGAGCGGTTCATGCCCTGGCGTACCACCGATGGCGCCCATATTGCGCCCAAGGGGCATCCGGAACTCCAGGTACTCGCCGAGGGGGTGTTCGAGCAACGGCGTTTTCTCGACTTGATCGCCCACTTTACCGTGTTCGGCGATACCGGCTCCGGGCTGGTGAAGATCATTGCCGGGTATCACCAGTACCATGCAGTGCGCCATGCCGTGGCCAGCACCATCAAGGCTTCCGCCAAGGGAGGGGATCGCCGCATCGGCGTCATCTGGCACACCCAAGGATCGGGCAAAAGCCTGCTCATGGCCTTCTATGCCGGACAAATGGCCAGGCATCCGGCCATGGAAAACCCCACCTTGGTGATCCTCACCGACCGCAACGACCTGGACAACCAGCTTTTCGGCACCTTCTCCATGTGCCGAGATTTGATCCGGCAGACGCCGGTTCAGGCAGGCAGTCGGGAGGAGTTGCAACAATTGCTCAACCGCGCCTCCGGCGGGGTGATCTTCACCACCATCCAGAAATTTTCCCCGGCCACGGGAGAGAGCCTCTATCCCGTTTTGACCTCGCGCCGCAATGTGGTGGTCATCGCCGACGAGGCCCACCGCAGCCAATACGGCTTCAAGGCGCGGGTGGAAACGAAGACTGGCGAGATCGCCTACGGCTTCGCCAAGTATCTGCGCGACGCCCTGCCCAATGCCTCCTTCATCGGTTTCACCGGAACCCCCATCGAACAGGACGATGTCAATACGCCTGCGGTCTTCGGGGATTACATCGACGTCTACGATATCAGCCGGGCGGTGGAGGACGGGGCCACGGTGCCAATCTACTATGAAAGCAGACTGGCCCGCATCGAACTGGACGAGGATGAGAAACCCCGGATCGATGTCGAAGTGGAAGAATTGACCGAAGACGAAGCCCAGACGGAACAAGAGCGGTTGAAACGCAAATGGGCGACAGTTGAAGCCCTGGTGGGATCGGACAAGCGGCTGGCCATGGTGGCGGAGGATCTGGTGCGCCACTTCGAGGACCGGGTGGCGGCCATGAACGGAAAGGCGATGGTGGTCTGCATGAGCCGCCGCATCTGCGTCGCCTTGTACGATCAGATCGTCAGATTACGCCCTTCCTGGCATTCTGACGACGACAAGGAGGGAACGGTCAAGGTGGTGATGACCGGCAATGCCAGCGATCCGGGAGAGTGGCAACCCCACATCGGCAATGACGCAAGACGGGCAATGCTTGCCAAACGCGCCAAGGATGCCAGCGATCCCCTGCGCCTGGTGATTGTCCGGGACATGTGGCTCACCGGCTTCGACGCTCCAGCCATGCACACCATGTATATCGACAAGCCGATGCGGGGGCATAGCCTCATGCAGGCTATCGCCCGGGTCAACCGCGTCTTCCGGGACAAGCCCGCCGGGTTGGTGGTGGACTATATTGGCATTGCCCAGAATCTCAAAAAGGCGCTGGGACAATATTCTCAATCGGATCAGGGGCAGGCGGGCATTGATGAGACCCAGGCCGTGGCCGTACTGCGGGAGAAATTCGAGGTGGTCCGCGACATGTTCCACGGCTTCGACTACACACGAGGAATCCAAGGGACACCGCAAGAACGGCTGGTGGTGATGGCCGAGGCCATCGAGTGGATTCTCGATCTCCAGCACAAAGCAGCCGAGAAGGAAAGCCGTGAGGAGGGCAAGAAGAGGGCACATCGGCGCTTCCAGGACGCCGTGCTTGCCCTTTCCAAGGCCTTCGCACTGACTGCGGCCAGCGACGAGGCGAGAGCCATTCGGGACGAAGTGGGATTTTTTCAGGCAATCAGGGTTGCCCTGGTGAAAAGCGCCGCCACAGGAGGCAAATCCGCAGGCGAGTTGGATTTCGCCATCGCCCAGATCGTCAGCCGGGCGGTGGTTTCCACCGAGATTGTGGATATCCTGGCAGCCGCAGGCATCAGCACCCCGGACCTCTCCGTGCTGTCCGACGAGTTTCTGGCGGAAGTCCAACAGATGGAGAAGAAGAATCTCGCCCTGGAGGCGTTGAAAAAACTTCTCAACGACCAGATCCGCTCCCGCAGCCGTTCCAATGTGGTGGAAACCAAGGCCTTCTCGGAACGTCTGGAACAGGCCGTCATCTGCTATCACACCAACGCCCTGACCACGGTGGAAGTCCTTCAGGAGTTGATCCAGCTAGCCAAGGATATCCGAGCAGCCCGGCAACGCGGGGAGGAGGAAGGTCTTTCGGAAGATGAGATCGCTTTCTACGACGCCCTCGCTGAAAACGAAAGCGCCATGCAGGTCATGGGAAGCAACACGCTTAAGGTGATCGCCCACGAACTCTTGAACAGTCTGCAGCAGAATGCCACCGTGGATTGGTCCCACCGGGAATCGGCCAGGGCACGCATGAGGATCCTGGTCAAACGGATTCTACGCAAGTATGGCTATCCACCCGACCTTCAGGACGCGGCGGTTCAGACTGTCCTGCAACAAGCGGAAGCGCTCTCGGCCAGGTGGGCGACCGGCTGA